ggcaccgaagatcaacttgccgatatattcactaagccattggatgagaaaaggttttgcaagctaaggaatgagttgaacatattggatttctcaaatatgtgttaatgcaccccccactcatatgacatgactctccttcgagcaatccaaggtaaaagttgattggcatggcatacatccttgctaaggacttgtttagtgcatctggACATCTTTCatgtttaataggctcattcatgaaaatcaaatgaatttgatgattgtatggtaccactatagcttctatgcttgacttaatctagtggtagcatatgacatgtttgtgggcttgtaaacctagtgtttaatctagaaagtgagctctaagtgtttaactcaacatggtacaagataacccttatttggaggtgtgaagaagcttgtccttggatcaaaccgagttaaatatctttggcaaatgatctagattggaccaaaattgtggaaatatgatcctcaccccattgattgacattgataatcctaacctatctactttttaaacctttgtggtcattgatgacaaagggggagaaatagtgcacaaagatagtaaatagacaccaaaggggagaatttgacatagggggagagatatgacaaaggaaaggaatctttgagcacacaagtagggggagcaagctcatgaacttgtatggcgcatttgaatgtgcatttcatatgtttgcttgcatggcacaagttttaaattttgatattcatgcttgtgtggtgtatgctagttgtaggtttgaatgataaaatgaaaaaactagcatgcataggttatatagtgatttcattttcaaagtgttgtttccaagtggtatcaagctaaccatgatgctaaggatggtataatagtgcactccgattggtatcacgcttcaaaggtccatcttttatactttagcatcatttggtagacattgactcctatatttcctatccaagcatatgtgcaagctacaatccaaactcttagcacatatgtagggggagcaattgctatcatttggggttcatgaaacttatccatatccttttacacatggtaaatatgcttgggcaagcaacatggattcaattgaatttcaattcatatctttgtgaaagggttgtcatcaattaccaaaaagggggagattgaaagatctagtttggttttggtgaattgatgaaaccataagtgctaacctagtttatcaagtgatcatgagataggtagcacactccaagtgatgaagcaaatgaagatcatagcatgatgatgatgataccatgatgatgatcaagtgcttggacttagaaagaagaaagagaaaaatgaaaagctcaaggcaaaggtataaaccatatgagctattttgttttggagatcaagacacttagagagtgtgatcacatttatgattgatagccgtactattaagaggggtcaaactcgtatcggaatgcggttatcaaagtgccactagatgctctaactcattgcatatgcatttaggatctagtggagtgctaacacccttgaaaatatttgtgaaaatacgctaacacatgtgcacaaggtgatacacttggtggttggcacatttgattaagggtggtgaagtttaggtgcaagggtaaggaactttaccggcgccctagacagaaaagacggaggtcactgtaagtgactggatgctggtctcggttggaccggtgcatccggtcagtggcagcagagggcgtgcatttcggtctcatgaccgaacgctgggtctctcagcgaccggacgctagaggcaGGGTCtggtcctgttgtcgggcagcgcacagaggctagggtctctgatcggacgctagtagggtccggtcgtgcatgaccggacgtgtccggtgggcaaaatgtgtttctagaaccttactggaaacgaccggacgctggtggctcagcgtccggtcaattatagcgtagcgtccggtcaactcgagtgaccgttgagatcgggacacgtggctatcgtcgggcgaccggacgctgaggtccagcgtccggtcaacatgaccggagcgttcggtcagcccgtgttgtgcctagtgaaaggggtacaacagctctatttcgtgggggcttctatttaagcccatagccggctcaagcttacACTCTTGGCcgtttgcattgacatagcaaccttgtgagcttagccaaagccctcctactcatctccatcattgattcatcgtctttgtgagattgggagagaatccaagtgcattgcttgagtgtttgcatctagaggcacttggtgttcgtgttttgctacgggattcgcttgttactcttggtggttgccgccacctagacggcttggagcagctaggatcatcgagcggagggtggtgattgtctccagctccgatcatggtgattgtgaggggttcttgaccttttcccggcggagagccaaaaggtactctagtggattgctcatggcttgtgtgatcctcatcttgtgttggttgtgcggcaccctatcgagggtttggcgtgtgatgccaattagcgcgtgaacctccaagtgagtgaatcgccacaacgaggagtagcttgccggcaagcaagtgaacctcagtaaaaaatcattgtgttcatcatttgattccgagatgattggtcttcactgttattcattcttgtgattgattggctcctttcttGACAcaacggtataaccttcttgctcactctctttatattaccgcaaaccagctaccaagctctttagtgtagctagttgtgagagcttgttagtttggttagtgtggctctttagttagcctttgagagcacattaacttactatagtgacatagctattatgtggatataaactatatcaactagaattatggtaggtggcttgcatttttagtaggctagcgcaacactggcttcgcctcataattgtctaaccattttgttaagtgttgttgtagaaatttttattaggctattcacccccctctagccattaggacctttcagtgggtGTAGATGAACTGCATCATGCTCACTTGGATCTACTGCACCATCCACGCCGACCTCTAGCAGTCGACGATGAACCGCAAGCCGAACGCGCGCGGCGCGTGGATCTACCTCGAGAACAAGTTCCTCGGCCAACGCAAATCGCGTGCCCTACTGCTCTCGGTGGAGTTCCACACGGCAAAACAAGGGTCGGCCTCCATCACCGACTTCTGCCGCCATCTTGAAACGATGGCGGCAACCCTCAGCGACTTCGGTGATCTGATCGGGGATCGGACTTTGGTCCTGACTCTTCTTCGTGGGCTCAATGGCAAGTTCCGGCCAATGGTTTCCAACCTCAAGCTGCGGCAACCCTTCCCCACCTTCGAGGAGGCTCGCACGCTCCTCCTGCTCGAGGAGATCGACATCGACGACGTTGCTGCAAGCGAAGCCGCTGGGGCATTGGACCCGCCACCATCCTCCGTGACAACTGCACTCATCACTACCCCATGCCCTCCTGCTGGGCGCTCCTACGCAGGCCAAGGCCAGGTCAGCCATGCCGGCCACGGCCAGGGTGGCCAGGGCAGCCAGAGCCAAGGCGGGCACGCTAGCCAGGGCGGCTCACAGCGCATTGGCCGTTGCCACGGTGGCTACGACCGCAACCAGCAACAGCAGGTCTCCAACACTGGGGGCGGCTATCGCTCCCCAGCACCGTTCTACAACCCATGAACGGGCACCGTGCAGCTCTGGCCATGTTCGCCAGGCGGTCCAGGCACGCCGTTTCGACCTTCGCCGGCTGCCTTCACTGCTGTTCCTCAGTCACAACAGCAGTACATGCAGCAGCCGTACGTTCAGTAGTCGTACACCCTCGGACCTCCTCCAGGGTTCGGGTACGGAGGACCATTgccgccacagcagcagcagtagtggaCGCCCATGCAGGGCGCGTCCTGGGACCCGTCCGCCCTCGTCAGCAACTTCAACACCATGACGCTGACGCCCCCTTCACCAGTCGAGTGGTACGTTGATTCCGGCGCCGGTGCCCATATGGTCAACAACGCTGGTATTCTTTCTACCTTTCACCATCTTTTGTCATCTAGTCCTTCATCTATCATTGTTGGTAACAGAGCTTCGCTTCCCATTACATCTATTGGGTCACACTCATTCTCCACCACACGACGTCCTCTTGTTCTTTCTGATGTTTTAGTGTCACCAAACAATATTAAGAATTTGATTTCCATACGTCGTTTCACCACTGATAATAATTGTTCCATTGAGTTTGACCCGTTTGGCCTCTCTGTGAAGGACCTTCAGACACGGAGCGTGATCGCCAGGTGCAATAGCACGGGTGACCTCTACCCATTCTTCCCAGCACCATCCAGCACTCCCACTACCCTCGCTGCCACCGTGTCATCCAACACCCTCTGGCATCGTCGCCTTGGTCATCTCGAACATGAGGCTCTTTCCAAACTTATTAGTTCCAATGCTATTTCATGTAATAAGCGCCATATTGATCATGTTTGTCATGCTTGTCAGCTAGGTCGCCATGTGCGCCTACCTTTTAGTGTGTCACACTCTCGCGCTGCACATCCGTTCGATTTAATACATTGTGATCTTTGGACTTCTCCAGTTGTTAGTGTGTCAGGCTATAAATATTATTTAGTCATTCTTGATGACTGCGCTCATTACACCTGGATGTTCCCATTACGCCTCAAGTCCGATACTTTCAGTGTTCTTTCTAACTTTTTCTCATATGTGCGCACGCAGTTCGACTCCACCATCAAGGCAGTTCAGTGCGACAACGGCCATGAGTTTGACCACTCCTCAGCCCGCACGTTCTTCCTCACTCATGGAGTCGTCTTCCAGATGTCGTGCCCATACACCTCTCAACAGAACGGACGTGTCGAGCGCACCCTTCACACCGTGAACAACATCGTGCGATCCCTTCTATTTCAGGCCAGCCTTCCTCCGGTTTATTGGGCTGGCTCACTGCACACTGCCACCTACCTTCTCAATCATCACCCCACCAAAACCCTAGCCGGCCGCACCCCTTTCTTCGCTCTTTACGACACACAACCTTCCTACACTCACCTTCGAGTTTTCGGTTGTGCCTGCTATCCCAACCTCTCGTCCACAGCTCCACATAAATTATCACCTCGCTCCTCCTTGTGTGTTTTCCTCGGGTACTCATCTGATCACAAAGGATATCGATGTCTTGATCTTCATTCCAATCGGATCATTGTCTCCCGTCACGTTGTATTCGACGAGACTTTGTTTCCGTTCTCCGAGATGTCCACCACCCCCCAGGACCCAAACACACTTGCGTTTTTGGATGATGCTGATGATTCCTCTTCGCCTATGTGGCCAAGAGCTGTGCCTGCAGGTACTCGTCTCCCTGGCGGCATGGATGCCGCACCTGGGACCCCTGGCGTCGGTCCGACTGGTGCTGCTGCCCCTATGGACTCAGCGCCCCAGATGTCCGGTGCTACCGCAGCCCCCTCAGCTGGTGCCCCTACCAACGGTCCGGCTGGTGCTGCTACCCCTACGGACTCAGCGTCCCAGGTTATTGCCAGCGGCGTCGGCTGTACCACCGGCCGCACCACCACGACGACCACGGAGGTGATCGTTCCTGTCACTAATGCGCACAGCATGCGCACCCGTGGCAAGGACGGTTTTCGGCAACCCGTGGATCATCTTAATCTCCACATGACGGCTTCATCTGCCACTCTAGTACCTTCGTTCGTCCGTGCTGCTCTTTCGGATCCGGCCTGGAGTCTTGCTATGTAGGCCGAGTTTGATGCCTTGCAGGCAAACAACACCTAGACCTTGGTGCCTCGCCCTCCTGGCGTCAACCTTGTTACCAGCAAGTGGGTTTTTCGTCACAAGTTCAAGTCAAATGGCTCTCTTGACCGCTACAAAGCCCGGTGGGTGCTTCGTGGTTTCACACATCGTTCGTGCATTGATTATGATGAGACATTCAGTCTAGTTGTTAAGCCAACGACCATCCGGATGGTACTCACTTTGGCACTGTCTCGCTCCTGGCCGATTCACCAGCTTGATGTGAAGAATGCATTTCTCCATGGCACTTTAACTGAGACAGTCTACTGCGCACAGCCAACTGGGTTTGTCGACTCTTCCAAGCCCAATTATGTCTGTCTTCTGAACAAGTCACTCTATGGGTTGAAGCAAGCTCCTCGCGCCTGGCACACGTCGCTGTTCATCTACTGCAAAGGTGCTGACATGGCTTTTCTTTtactctatgttgatgatattgttcTCACTGCATCGTCTCCGAGTCTCCTCCATCGGATTATCGCAGCACTTCACCAAGAATTCTCCATGACAGACATGGGGCCTCTTCACCATTTTCTGGGTGTCAGTGTTCAGCGCAGAGGTGACAGTTTATTTCTCTCTCAGAGATAGTACATGCTGGACATTATGGACCGAGCCAGTATGAGTCACTACAAGCCGAGCAGCACTCCTGTGGACACTCACTCCAAGCTTTCTGCTGATGGTGTTTCAGTCGCTGATCTGAGTCAGTATCGCAGTCTTGCCGGGGCTCttcagtacctcaccttcaccaGACCAGACATTGCATATGCTGTTCAGTAGGCCTGCCTGTACATGCATGACCCACGGGAACCTCATTTGAGCGCTCTGAAGCGCATTCTCCGGTACCTTCAAGGTACATTGGATCTCGGTCTACACCTCCATCGGACCTCTCCAGCTGATATCACTGTCTACACCGATGCAGATTGGGCGGGCTGTCCTGACACACGCAAATCCACCTCGGGTTATGCGGTGTTTCTCGGGGACAATCTCATCTCCTGGTCGTCCAAGCGTCAGCCTATAGTGTCTCGGTCCAGTGCAGAGGCGGAGTATCGAGCAGTCGCGAATGCAGTCGCCGAAGCCTGCTGGTTGCGCCAACTTCTGATAGAGCTTCGCTGCCCACTCCGTCGTGCTACAGTGGTCTACTGCGATAATATTAACGCCgtttacctctccaccaacccggTTCAGCATCAGCGAACCAAGCATATTGACATCGACCTGCACTTCGTTAGAGAACGAGTCGCCCTCGGTGAAGTCCGCGTCTTGCACGTTCCCACTTCGTCCCAAtacgccgacatcttcaccaagggttTGCCGACGTCCGTGTTCACGGAGTTTAGGTCTAGTCTCAATGTTCGCGGTGCTCCCAGTTTAGACTGCGGGGGAGTGTTGGAATGTAATATGGCGTGTGGGCCTGCCTAGCCTTCCCACAATGCCTATATATGTAAACGCTGATCCAACATAGTAATCATTGAGTATTCCCTAATCCTACTCTTTCAGAGATGATGGTAGGCCTGTAGGGTAGGTGACCTGGGTTGATCGGCGTGTGTTTCATGGAGGAATTCATGCAATCTGGCAAAGTGGGGGCTGGGCAAGACACGCTCATAGTCGAAGGTTGTAGCGAAGTCTGCGGCCTTGGGGCCTccgccgtcggcggcggcggcggcggcagtggtcaGGTCCTTGTGGGTAGGAGTAGGAACAAAGTGCTGCAGGTAGCCGTCCGCCTCGTCCCACCGCCCCAACCTCAGTAGTGCTTCATATGGTGCGCGTCGAAGAAGACGCCAGTTGCTTTCTCCAGCCTAATAATAAAATAGAGTTAAATACACCGACGGTCCTTAAACTTGTAACGTTGTGCTACTTAAGTCTATGGACTCTCAAGATCCGTACCCTTCGGGAGGTGCTGACTAGGCTaaatttttacaaaaaaaaaacaccttGCTATTTAAACCATAATGCAAATGAACTAACAAAGCACATTTGTCTCCGGGAGGAACTGGAGCTAGAGGAGCAGCGACTGCGGTTGGAGGTGCGGCGCCAGGGCTTCGCGGGCCTTGTCTCCGCTGTCAACAGCCTCTCTCCAGCGCCATCCACGCGCTCGTCTCCGACCACCTCAGCGGCGACTCCGCCTCCCGGTAACTGTCCGGCCGGCAACGGTTGATGTATAGGCGACGACGGCCTGCCAGCCGCCGCCCACAGCGACGCCCGAGATGACGGGCTGGACGCTGTTGAGCACCATGGTGACGGCCAGCAGGTAGGCGATGCTGGACACGGCCTTCTGCAGGTGCCTGTCGCCGGTGAAGATGGCCGGGAACTGCTCCCGGGTCGCAAGCACGAGCACCATGGCCAGCAGCCCGAACGCCAGCGACTGCTCCAGCACCACCATCAGCGCGTACATGCTCGCACGGGGCCGCCCGGACCCGAGCTCGTTGGACACGCGCACGCTGCATGGACCATCCATGGATGGCAATTAATGGCTGTTGAGTTTCTTTCTGAAATGAAATTTGTGTTAATTACCTGATGGCCGCGCTGAGGCCGATGAACAGCATCCCCTCCCACCCGTTGATGTTCATGCTGCTCGATGGCCGCGCTGAGCCCCGTCCACCCGTCCCGGCACCATCCCGACGTAGGCCACCTGCGCGAGCGAGGTGAGCCATGACGACACGTCGTAGGCGAGCGCGGCCCCGCGGCGACGCCCCATTCGAGCACGGACACGTACAGCGGCATGAGCagcgcggcggaggcggcgagcACGATCCACGACCGCTGCATGTAGACACCCAGCATGGCCACCTGGCCCGCCCCGAACGCCTGCCCGCACAGTGTCTCCAGCGCGCTGCCCATCCCGAGGAGGAAGCCGAAGGAGAAGTTGGAGATGACGGAGAGGCCGATAGCCACCGCGGACAGCTCGCGGTTGCCGATGTGGCCCGCGAAGATCTGCGTCGTGGACAGGCCCGGCCCTGGGGCAGGGCGAGCGGGGCGGCCGCTCCAGGCCTTCGACGTCAAAGGGCCCCAGCAGCCGTGTGTTGGACGTAGTAGGGCTTTGAGCAGCAGCTAACCAGCCAGTAGAACGCTGACGCTTTGCTCAAAAAAAGTAGAACGCGCGCTGGTGCAGTCTTGGAATCTTGCACGTCCGCACATCCTCTTCTCCAGATTTCTGGATCCAATGGCCATCCTGAATCGCTAATTCCTCCTGTTGTGCTAAATGAATAATCAACTTTGCATAAATAATGAATGTTAAAGTTCAAGTGTTTATTATTAGATTGATGATAATTTTGCATAAATAAATATTAAAAGGAATTTTAAGGTGATTTAATATGTACTTCCTCAGTTGCAATGTAAACTGTACTTCCTCCTTCCCAAATTAAAAAAACTCGGCCCGCGGGGTAAGACAGCCCCAGGCATCGTACTTTAGAAAAAGACCTGGCATCGTGCTTTAGAAAAAGATCTTCTCACGCAGGTCGAGAAAATCCCCCGAACCTCTGCTCTACCCATACACAACGGCACCGCAGCTCCCATGAGACTGAACTAGCCTTAGACCTATGCTTTGACGTGGggcagacgaggggatttttttttcaACGCGCAAATAAATTGTGTCTCCTTCGGCCAACAAATCCGTTCCTGAGGGGGTTCGAACTCTGACCGACAGGGTGCAAAGCGCACAGCCAGACCAACTCGTCTAACGTTCGCTTGACTCCGTCTCAAATTATAACATGTTTTCTAAACATACCATATATCTAGGTGCGTAGCAGAGAGGCTATGAATCTAAAACAAAAatttcttataatttgaaatagaatcAGTAAATCGTTTTTCTTTTGTCCTAAATTAAACATGTCTATTTATATGCAACATCAAACAAGATTTCGAATGATCATGAGTACAAATAAATTATTTCATAAAATATTGcttatatatttcaagtgtttattTGTAACATTTAATATATAATCATATAGTATTATTTATTATTAAGATAGCTGTATTATGGGGGGGCCTGATGATTGCGTGCGCCGCTCCAGGCCCTATAAAACACAGGACCGGCACTGGTCGTGGAGTTGGTGCCGTACAGGCAGATGATGTTGAAGGCGATAGGAGCGCCGATCGCCCACAGCCGCCGCGACTCCTCCACGAACAGCACCCACGCGGCGCGTGGGGACCGCACCGCCTGCGCGTCCCGTGTCGAGCCGGTGGTGGTGGAGACGAGCGCGCCGGCCTCgtcgacgtcgtcgtcgtcgcacaCCGCTACCACCATGTCGGGCGGTGGGTCCTTGGGGGGGCGCGGCCGGTGGTGGCGGGGGCAATGCCGCCAGGATGTCGCGGGCTGCGCCTGGCGTGGGGGCTGCTGGTGTGGGCGACTCCCGTGAGCGCCACCACCACCGGCGCGTCCCGTGCGTTGGTGGCGACGAGCGCGCCGGCCTCGTCCTCGCACACCGCTACCACCATGTCGGCGGCGGGAGGCGGCGGCGAGTCTTTGGGCGTGGGGGTGCCGGGGGAAATGCCAGGATGGCACGGGCTGCTGGTGTAGAGCAGGCGCTCCGTGTAGCTCATGGCGGAGGGTGCGGGATGGTGAGCTGGGGGTGGCGGGGTGCCGCGCCGCACCGGTGGGCGGTGGTGCTGCCACGCCCTCTCGCTCCCGTTTGCCTTTCTTGGCGTCTTTGCTTTTCTTAGCCTCTATAAAACCTGAATGCATGCGTGCGTGAGTCTGAATGGATATACGGCGATGAGTCCACGCCGATCAGTTCGTTTGCATTATGTTTTAAATAGCAGGGTGCTTTTTGTAAAAATTTAGCCTACCATCACCTCCCGAAAGGGTATGGGTCTGTAGTGCACCATTTAACAAGTTCAAGAGGTCGAATTTCGATTTTGAGAGTTCGTAGACCTAAATAGCACAACGCTACAAGTTTAAGTACCGCCGGTGTATTTAACTCAATAAAATATAAGCAAATTAATTAAGCGATCGGTAAGCACCGAGCAGTCGAATCGAATAAAAACAACAATCAGGGTGGATCGTCGCAAGGCATTTGGATCCTACGTACTACTAATTGACACCATACCCTAGATTAGAACCGGTACATGCATATGCTGGTAAAGGAAACGGCAAACGTACTCGTGGGAAACGGCGTCGAGGCCGTGGCTCTTGAGGAAGCAAAGCATTCGGCGGAATCGAAGCCGCAACCCGCAAGGCCATCAGGCCGCTTGGATAGTCGTCGACCGGACGTCGCCGCATCGCCGTCACGTTGTGTCGATCGCCGCCGGTGTTCCCTAGATGTGTTGCCTTCTCGTTTGGCGCACGGCACGGGTGGAGAGGAGTCCGTTGGAAAGGAAAGATTTCTCTTTTGAATATGATTGGCGATTGGGTCGAATTTTGGCGATTGAGTCGATTAGGGATCGAGGTCGGAGGGTGGATACGGGGCAACAGGCCAAGCAGTATTGGGCCGAAGAGGAAACGAAAAAACAAGAGTCATATCATAATCACAAAGGAAAAGGTCATAATACTACGAGACCAAAAAGCTAACTGAAATATTCTCTTCAAAAAAAAGCTAACTAAAATATTAGgaagtttctaaaaaaaaaactaaaatatttGGAAATCATgaaaaatatatctagaagcttctAGAAAATATATTTAGCtctagaaaaatagaaaaactaTTCAAACATTTAGAAAATCCCAATACATGAAACTTTTTacaataaaaatatgagatgcaatgCAACCAATATGAATGCAACATACAAATTAATGTTGAATACATTCATGCTTTGTTGACCTCATGTTTTTATTGTGGAGAGATTTTAAAACATGTTTAGATATTATTACTCCCTCAATTTCAAATTGTAAATCCTTCGGGCTTTTCTAAATGCGTAGCTTTTACTACGCAACTAGGCATATAATAAAGGCAAATTTTGCTCAGGGACACTGCTCAAATGTGGAAGTTGCCGTTGGACACCGCTAACTCGTTAATTTGGCCCAATATCATTATGATGAAAACTAGGTTATCTGCCAGAGGGCTCCGTATCCATCAAAACATTCATTTTTGTGGTTTGGGAGAGAGAGAAATTAGCGTGAATAGATAACATTGCCCCTCGCCCAACCCTGCCATGCCTTGCCCACATTAGCCGCTCAGCAGCGGACCATCGGCGCcatccccccctctctctctcaagTGGGACATCCTTGTCAGCACCCCATCTCCTCCCCCCTTCTCTCTCTTCCGACTGAACCGGCTCAAGCCATGGTGCACATTCCTTCTCCATCGTTCAATAATATTGCAATCAATTGTGCTCTAACGTCTGATATTACCGCACAATTACCCCTCCCTTTCCTCTTTTCCTCGTCTCATCAATCGCGAGCAAAATCCCAACTACCATTAATGGCCGTCCAAGCTTCATGGCCCGGTCCATCCCTTGCTTTTTCCCTATTTAGTCAGCCTAGGAGCACCCCACACACACACTACCACCACTCCGCCTCTCATTGTGGCCCCTTGCCCGCTCCAAAACCGACACCTAGCTTCACCGCCGCCTTTACCAAGTTCTACACAAGGGTGCGATCTCCCTCATCCGGTCATCTTTGTGGCTTCCGTTGGACTCTACAGTTTTTGCATGGTCACACCGCTTCCACCATACCACTCCACC
The nucleotide sequence above comes from Miscanthus floridulus cultivar M001 chromosome 18, ASM1932011v1, whole genome shotgun sequence. Encoded proteins:
- the LOC136523453 gene encoding uncharacterized protein — protein: MNRKPNARGAWIYLENKFLGQRKSRALLLSVEFHTAKQGSASITDFCRHLETMAATLSDFGDLIGDRTLVLTLLRGLNGKFRPMVSNLKLRQPFPTFEEARTLLLLEEIDIDDVAASEAAGALDPPPSSVTTALITTPCPPAGRSYAGQGQVSHAGHGQGGQGSQSQGGHASQGGSQRIGRCHGGYDRNQQQQVSNTGGGYRSPAPFYNP